The proteins below come from a single Leptidea sinapis chromosome Z, ilLepSina1.1, whole genome shotgun sequence genomic window:
- the LOC126979074 gene encoding gamma-soluble NSF attachment protein yields MSKIMEAQEHCKTAEKYLKTGLLKWKPDFDSAADEYSQAGQCYKIARDPKRSKECHLKASEYYLKNNAFFHAAKAIESAIIVSKELSTPEELYSMACDSSSLYQQHGSGDAGANILDKTAKIIEEKAPELAVKLFSQAADVSSVESSQHQGSEYISKASRILVKLQRFDEAVDSLRREIGFHLESGNANAVGRLTVAIVLVQLARGDAVAAEKAYKEWGNNCEVPEMQTLEQLLQAYDEEDRESAKRALASPFIRSMDVEYARLAGSIQLPEGIEPAPKATVRENAAASYVSVNSDSAAGGMYKAPDNKEIEEDYSKKADEEEDELC; encoded by the exons ATGTCGAAAATAATGGAAGCACAAGAGCATTGCAAAACGGCTGAGAAATA ttTAAAGACTGGTCTCTTGAAGTGGAAGCCAGATTTTGATTCTGCTGCTGATGAGTACAGTCAAGCAG GACAATGCTATAAAATTGCACGTGATCCAAAGCGGTCCAAGGAATGTCACTTGAAAGCATCTGAGTATTACCTCAAAAATAATGCATTTTTTCATGCTGCCAAGGCAATTGAAAGTGCGATAATTGTCAGCAAAGAGCTTTCTACACCTGAAGAG TTGTATTCAATGGCATGTGACTCTAGCAGTCTTTACCAGCAGCACGGGTCTGGTGATGCAGGTGCTAATATCTTAGACAAGACGGCTAAGATCATTGAAGAGAAGGCACCAGAGTTAGCTGTGAAATTATTTTCTCAAGCAGCTGATGTTTCCTCG GTGGAAAGCAGCCAGCATCAGGGCTCTGAATATATAAGTAAAGCGTCCAGAATACTTGTAAAGCTACAGAGATTTGATGAGGCAGTGGACAGCCTACGTCGTGAAATTGGCTTCCATCTTGAATCAGGAAACGCTAATGCAGTTGGACGTCTGACAGTGGCCATTGTACTTGTACAGTTAGCTAGAGGTGATGCTGTTGCAGCAGAGAAAGCTTATAAG gAGTGGGGAAACAACTGTGAGGTACCTGAAATGCAAACACTTGAACAGTTGTTGCAAGCCTACGACGAAGAAGACCGTGAATCCGCGAAGAGAGCTCTGGCTTCCCCTTTTATTCGCAGCATGGATGTGGAGTATGCTCGACTTGCTGGTTCGATACAATTGCCAGAAGGTATTGAGCCCGCTCCAAAGGCCACAGTAAGGGAAAACGCAGCAGCATCGTATGTCAGCGTTAATTCCGAC tcaGCTGCTGGTGGAATGTATAAGGCGCCTGATAACAAGGAAATAGAAGAGGATTATTCCAAAAAAGCTGATGAAGAAGAAGATGAGCTTTGTTAA